The proteins below are encoded in one region of Coffea arabica cultivar ET-39 chromosome 4c, Coffea Arabica ET-39 HiFi, whole genome shotgun sequence:
- the LOC113740068 gene encoding cysteine-rich receptor-like protein kinase 10 → MAWNTQPLELRRAPESYPAEGGENPPQRGIHTIEGKSRIVRRSDSPAVRNFQGKLEDGQEVAIKILSKNSGQGVVEFKNEILLIAKLQHRNLTRLLGCCLQADEKILVYEYMVNRSQDFLLFGADSSKKELLKWSIRLNIIEGIARGLLYPHKYSRVRVIHRDLKAGNILLDGSTNPKISDFGLARIFGMQESEAKTKRMVGTNGYMSPEYAIKGIVLMKTDVFSFGVLLLEIVSGQKNNSCYHSEHPLNLVGMAWELWKEGRALELMDPMLNGSCPENEVTRCIQVRLLCVQDRAMVSMLSNEAVQLPSPKQPAFFIEMVLGDVEKDKETICSLNGVSISATEPR, encoded by the exons ATGGCCTGGAACACGCAGCCGTTAGAGCTCCGCAGGGCTCCGGAGAGCTATCCCGCAGAAGGCGGGGAGAATCCCCCACAGCGCGGGATTCATACTATTGAGGGCAAGTCCCGAAtcgtacggaggtcggactctcCAGCAG TCAGAAATTTCCAGGGAAAATTAGAGGACGGGCAAGAAGTTGCAATAAAAATACTTTCCAAAAATTCAGGCCAAGGTGTGGTAGAGTTCAAAAATGAAATTCTACTGATTGCCAAACTTCAGCACAGAAATCTTACGAGGCTATTGGGATGCTGCCTGCAAGCAGATGAGAAAATTTTAGTTTACGAGTACATGGTCAACAGAAGCCAGGATTTCTTGCTTTTTG GGGCAGATTCTAGCAAAAAGGAGTTGCTAAAATGGAGTATACGTCTGAATATTATTGAAGGGATTGCTCGAGGATTGCTCTATCCCCACAAGTACTCAAGAGTAAGGGTGATTCATAGGGATTTAAAAGCTGGCAATATCTTGCTTGATGGCAGCACGAATCCTAAAATATCAGATTTTGGTTTGGCAAGAATATTTGGAATGCAAGAATctgaagcaaaaacaaaaagaatggtTGGAACCAA TGGTTACATGTCCCCGGAGTATGCAATAAAAGGCATTGTTTTAATGAAGACGGATGTATTCAGTTTTGGAGTTCTGCTACTCGAGATTGTTAGCGGTCAGAAAAACAACAGCTGCTATCATTCAGAACACCCACTGAACCTCGTAGGAATG GCATGGGAATTGTGGAAGGAAGGAAGAGCTCTGGAGCTAATGGACCCAATGTTGAATGGCTCCTGCCCTGAAAATGAAGTCACTAGATGCATTCAGGTGCGTCTGTTGTGCGTGCAAGACCGTGCAATGGTGTCCATGCTGTCGAACGAGGCCGTGCAATTGCCCTCACCAAAACAACCGGCATTCTTCATTGAGATGGTTCTTGGAGACGTAGAAAAGGATAAAGAAACTATTTGTTCCTTGAATGGCGTATCAATTTCAGCAACAGAGCCTAGGTAG